In the genome of Flexistipes sinusarabici DSM 4947, one region contains:
- a CDS encoding IS1380-like element ISFsi1 family transposase has protein sequence MSKLNYKLERSNDKITPFGGISLLIPLLDKMGIRDFLDKELDHPGSNRGKPPSSKIIPVILSMICGGRSFSDIDKLSFDKVLSYISGIEDIPDSSSISRYFSKTESMLDEVAVNKTISKLGSLNYKIVKDALKRENLFSVTLDQDATYAKVYKRDAKYCYKKFKAYSSMTCFIGESGYCIDEEFREGNVSAQVGILEQLQRVHKYLESCGIEVSNVRNDSAGYQSKVLNYCFDNDLTFFIGGDLDSSVRKGINHIPSDSWKRYRNRYGDESDNEEIAEFIHCMENTKESFRIIVVRKKIESDNPTVPELLGDKYEYRVIATNSKLDAEKVVHFYNLRGVCEYNIKEAKYGFNLKSFPSGNLAGNGLWFKTGILAYNLIMYLKRIIMGGVYKNKEMGSIRYQVISIAGKLVSHGGNKLKLCCSVDMFKKMEQWRTECLTL, from the coding sequence ATGAGCAAACTAAACTACAAATTAGAAAGAAGCAATGATAAAATTACCCCATTTGGTGGAATATCTTTGTTAATCCCACTGTTAGATAAGATGGGCATCCGAGATTTCCTTGATAAAGAACTTGATCATCCAGGCTCTAACAGAGGCAAACCGCCATCTTCTAAAATAATTCCTGTTATTCTATCGATGATATGCGGTGGCAGGAGTTTCAGTGATATCGACAAACTTTCTTTTGATAAGGTTTTAAGCTATATCAGCGGTATTGAAGATATCCCGGATAGTTCCAGCATCAGTAGGTATTTTTCAAAAACAGAAAGCATGTTGGATGAAGTAGCAGTTAATAAAACAATCAGCAAACTGGGCAGTCTCAACTATAAAATAGTGAAAGATGCTTTAAAAAGAGAAAATTTATTTTCAGTTACTCTGGATCAGGACGCCACTTATGCAAAGGTGTATAAAAGGGATGCCAAGTATTGTTATAAGAAATTTAAAGCATACAGTTCTATGACGTGTTTTATAGGAGAGAGCGGTTATTGTATAGACGAGGAATTTCGGGAAGGCAATGTAAGTGCCCAGGTTGGCATACTTGAACAGCTTCAGAGAGTCCATAAATATCTTGAATCTTGTGGTATAGAAGTATCCAATGTTCGTAATGATTCTGCCGGTTACCAATCTAAAGTATTGAATTACTGTTTTGATAACGATTTAACGTTTTTTATAGGAGGTGACCTTGATAGTTCAGTTCGTAAAGGAATAAATCATATACCATCTGATTCATGGAAAAGATATAGAAATAGGTATGGAGATGAAAGCGATAATGAGGAAATAGCAGAGTTTATTCACTGTATGGAAAACACTAAGGAGAGTTTCCGTATAATAGTTGTTCGTAAGAAAATTGAGTCAGACAACCCCACAGTTCCGGAGCTTCTTGGTGATAAATATGAATATCGTGTTATTGCAACTAATTCAAAACTGGATGCAGAAAAGGTGGTACATTTTTATAATTTGCGCGGTGTTTGTGAATACAATATAAAAGAAGCAAAGTATGGTTTTAATTTAAAAAGCTTTCCTTCGGGTAATCTTGCGGGTAACGGCTTATGGTTTAAGACAGGAATACTGGCATATAATCTGATTATGTACCTCAAACGAATCATAATGGGAGGTGTCTATAAAAATAAAGAGATGGGTAGTATACGTTATCAGGTCATATCTATAGCGGGGAAACTTGTGTCCCACGGCGGTAATAAACTGAAGTTGTGCTGCAGTGTGGATATGTTCAAAAAAATGGAACAGTGGAGGACAGAATGTTTAACGTTGTGA
- a CDS encoding cytochrome c3 family protein: protein MKKLFVIMSIMIFAVIAYAAQKGPETIKMTEVFNVPNPTKKVVEFPHAFHQTKNECTECHMSPDGGMALKNIKTGEKLEVGKVSGIMNPVHKNFCWACHTEENVPQGKSCNKCHK from the coding sequence ATGAAGAAGCTTTTTGTGATAATGTCAATCATGATTTTTGCTGTTATAGCTTATGCAGCTCAAAAAGGACCAGAGACAATCAAAATGACGGAAGTTTTTAATGTGCCAAACCCAACAAAAAAGGTTGTTGAATTTCCCCATGCTTTTCACCAGACAAAAAATGAGTGTACTGAATGCCATATGAGTCCCGACGGTGGTATGGCTTTGAAAAACATAAAAACAGGTGAAAAACTTGAAGTTGGAAAGGTAAGCGGTATTATGAACCCTGTACATAAAAATTTCTGCTGGGCATGCCACACAGAGGAAAACGTGCCTCAGGGCAAATCCTGCAACAAATGTCACAAATAA
- the dnaJ gene encoding molecular chaperone DnaJ produces MAKNYYEILGIDKNATKDEIKKAYRKLARKYHPDINPNNKEAENKFKEISEAYAVLSDPEKRKQYDQMGHDAFTQSGKGYDYSNVNFEDFRNFNFEGFDIFDDIFSDLFGGRGGRSRRTDRPSKGEDIYYSVQIPFADAVKGNYYEINLSRHVNCKSCGGSGGDVVTCPACGGKGVSSEGRDSIFGFGRPCPKCGGQGKILTNVCTSCKGNGFVQKTEKIKIKIPAGVDNGSKVRITGKGHEGRNNAPAGDLYIVTKIIPHELYERKGNNLYVNVDVDMFEAALGEKISVPTPYGAVNINIPAGTQPDQKFRLRNKGMPKLKGGGHGDLYVVIKVKIPQVAVENDRAALKEMKNHYDIVNRQKIMQKGKL; encoded by the coding sequence ATGGCTAAAAACTATTATGAAATTCTCGGAATTGACAAAAACGCTACTAAAGATGAGATAAAAAAAGCTTACAGGAAACTTGCAAGGAAATATCATCCTGATATTAATCCTAACAATAAAGAAGCAGAAAACAAATTTAAGGAAATTTCCGAAGCTTACGCCGTTTTGTCTGACCCTGAAAAAAGAAAGCAGTATGACCAAATGGGACATGATGCTTTCACACAGAGTGGCAAAGGATATGATTATTCAAATGTTAATTTCGAGGACTTCAGAAATTTTAATTTTGAAGGTTTTGATATATTTGATGATATTTTCAGTGATCTTTTTGGCGGGCGGGGCGGCAGAAGCCGCCGCACAGATAGACCCAGCAAGGGAGAAGATATATACTATTCTGTCCAGATACCTTTCGCAGATGCTGTTAAAGGGAATTATTACGAAATAAACCTGAGTCGTCATGTCAACTGCAAATCCTGCGGAGGCTCCGGCGGAGATGTTGTCACCTGCCCTGCCTGCGGCGGTAAGGGAGTCAGTTCAGAAGGACGCGACTCAATCTTCGGATTCGGCAGACCCTGCCCCAAATGCGGAGGTCAGGGAAAAATTCTGACCAATGTATGTACCAGCTGCAAAGGAAATGGCTTTGTACAGAAAACGGAAAAAATAAAGATAAAAATACCGGCCGGTGTTGATAACGGTTCGAAAGTCAGGATTACCGGAAAAGGACATGAAGGCAGAAATAATGCACCTGCAGGTGATCTTTATATCGTTACCAAAATAATCCCTCATGAGTTGTATGAGAGAAAAGGAAACAATCTGTATGTAAATGTGGATGTGGACATGTTTGAAGCTGCACTGGGAGAAAAAATATCAGTTCCAACCCCATATGGGGCTGTTAATATTAATATCCCTGCTGGAACTCAGCCTGATCAGAAGTTCCGCCTCAGAAATAAAGGGATGCCCAAACTTAAAGGCGGCGGTCACGGTGATTTGTATGTTGTAATAAAAGTTAAAATTCCTCAGGTTGCTGTTGAAAATGACAGGGCGGCGCTGAAAGAGATGAAAAATCATTATGATATCGTTAACAGACAAAAAATTATGCAAAAAGGAAAACTGTAA
- a CDS encoding archease translates to MNDYEIIDTTADTGVNAKGSDLTDLCRNLLRGFYCIAFDKKAYVFNQVEYSNLKTLTFENPEDLIFSLLNEAVYLLYTKNSLIYPVSISGNEVKYSIFKNTEYIETEIKAATKHKLSVKKTGENFEAVVILDL, encoded by the coding sequence ATGAATGATTATGAAATAATTGATACCACAGCAGACACTGGCGTCAATGCCAAAGGCTCGGATTTAACCGATTTGTGCAGAAACCTGTTGAGAGGTTTTTACTGCATAGCTTTTGATAAAAAAGCGTATGTGTTTAATCAAGTCGAGTACAGCAACTTGAAGACACTTACTTTTGAAAATCCGGAAGATTTGATATTTTCACTTTTGAATGAGGCTGTTTATCTGCTTTACACCAAGAATTCATTAATATACCCCGTCAGTATATCCGGAAATGAAGTAAAATATTCAATATTTAAAAATACAGAATATATAGAAACTGAGATAAAAGCTGCAACAAAACATAAACTGAGCGTTAAAAAAACCGGTGAAAATTTTGAAGCCGTCGTGATACTCGACTTATAA
- a CDS encoding Hsp20/alpha crystallin family protein, protein MAIVRWDPFKDLLSVQERINKIFDETVSNEANIRQGEWTPPVDIYETDSDIILTLELPGTKEEDVDIQVNEGLLVVKGEKKVPYSKNDNNFYRLERPYGKFTRSFSLPNNADLEGIKAKLKDGILAIKITKKNESKPVTIKVDKGD, encoded by the coding sequence ATGGCTATTGTAAGATGGGATCCTTTTAAGGATTTATTATCAGTGCAGGAGAGAATCAATAAGATATTTGATGAAACTGTCAGCAACGAAGCTAATATACGTCAGGGTGAATGGACCCCTCCTGTGGATATATATGAAACTGACAGTGATATTATTCTGACCTTGGAGCTGCCCGGGACAAAAGAAGAGGATGTGGATATCCAGGTAAATGAAGGACTGCTTGTTGTTAAAGGTGAAAAGAAAGTTCCTTACAGCAAGAATGACAATAATTTTTACAGGCTGGAAAGACCTTACGGTAAATTCACACGATCTTTCAGCCTGCCGAATAATGCCGATCTGGAAGGGATAAAAGCTAAACTAAAAGACGGCATATTGGCAATCAAAATAACCAAAAAGAATGAATCAAAACCTGTAACAATCAAAGTGGACAAAGGTGATTAA
- a CDS encoding energy transducer TonB: protein MKNYKFLIALIISILLHSFLLKYLKIDTDNISKDKPMIVDIIKPPKKETPEKPEKKPDILSDKNLNLKKKTDSKKEEPVIPDRKPQHKPKLKPQPQPQPKTEPKPETAVNKKGSAITSKDAEAQPQHDMQEKRQAEKSDKTKLSKKQMENIFNPSEIIQDYAEGEKKQKKGEDSVNFNSMENKYASYFYKFRRSLYQVWTYPRNSIMNNEQGRVRIQFSIQKDGSITNIRVVSSSGYPDLDRAAVDALKNMGKVPFENSFDINVLHVDGYFYYRLGGRFIN, encoded by the coding sequence ATGAAAAATTATAAGTTTCTTATTGCTTTGATAATATCGATACTACTTCATTCCTTCTTATTGAAATATTTGAAAATAGATACCGATAATATTAGTAAAGATAAACCTATGATTGTCGATATAATTAAACCGCCAAAAAAAGAAACTCCTGAAAAACCAGAGAAAAAGCCGGATATTCTCAGCGACAAAAATCTTAATCTGAAAAAGAAAACGGACAGCAAAAAAGAGGAGCCAGTAATCCCGGATCGCAAACCCCAGCATAAGCCTAAGCTTAAGCCTCAACCTCAACCTCAACCTAAGACTGAACCTAAGCCCGAGACCGCTGTAAACAAAAAGGGATCGGCAATAACTTCAAAAGATGCTGAAGCTCAACCTCAACATGATATGCAAGAGAAACGTCAAGCAGAAAAAAGTGATAAGACAAAACTTTCCAAAAAACAGATGGAAAATATTTTTAACCCATCAGAGATAATTCAGGATTACGCTGAAGGGGAGAAGAAACAGAAGAAGGGGGAGGATTCTGTTAATTTTAATTCCATGGAAAACAAATATGCGTCATACTTTTATAAATTCAGGAGAAGTCTCTATCAGGTATGGACTTATCCCAGAAACTCCATTATGAATAATGAGCAGGGCAGAGTAAGAATACAATTCAGCATTCAAAAAGATGGCAGTATTACAAATATCAGGGTTGTTAGCAGCAGCGGATACCCCGACCTTGACAGGGCAGCTGTTGACGCGTTGAAGAATATGGGAAAAGTACCTTTTGAAAATTCATTTGACATTAATGTACTTCATGTGGACGGTTATTTTTATTACCGCTTAGGAGGCAGGTTCATTAACTGA
- a CDS encoding heat shock protein transcriptional repressor HspR: protein MKNRPLYMISVVAEILGIHPQTLRQYERLGLIKPSRTIGNTRLYSEEDIEQIKFILTLTKDLGVNLAGVEVVLNMKRQLEETQKQLDLLRDFIRKHADSFDMEQGDKGLVPLRNRDIIKIEIENEDE, encoded by the coding sequence ATGAAAAACAGACCACTGTATATGATAAGCGTCGTTGCTGAGATACTCGGTATTCACCCGCAGACACTACGTCAATATGAGCGTCTGGGCTTAATAAAACCCTCCAGAACAATAGGTAACACCAGACTCTATTCCGAGGAGGATATAGAGCAAATTAAATTTATACTGACACTTACCAAAGATCTGGGAGTTAACCTGGCGGGTGTTGAAGTGGTTTTAAATATGAAACGGCAACTTGAAGAAACACAGAAACAACTGGACTTATTGAGGGATTTTATAAGAAAACATGCTGACAGCTTCGATATGGAACAAGGTGATAAAGGTTTGGTCCCTTTGAGGAACAGAGATATAATAAAAATAGAAATAGAAAATGAAGACGAGTAA